The following proteins come from a genomic window of Yinghuangia sp. ASG 101:
- a CDS encoding [protein-PII] uridylyltransferase, which produces MAEPSPSTARFVQDREELLGGTTPGGRERRRALAGLADRWLTGLLDEAGAGGDGVALVAVGGYGRRELSPGSDLDVVLLHSGRDDVAGLADAVWYPVWDAGVPLDHSVRTVDEARRAAEDDLRVHLGLLDTRHIAGDPTLAQQVRANALTAWRTGSAKRLPALLESCGERAAKYGELAFLLEPDLKEARGGLRDAAALRAVAASWVADAPHEEVDAARDTLLDVRDALHLATGRSGDRLLLQEQDTVARALGLLDADTLLRRVSESARALTYAFDVTWREVNRVLAARVGPVRRVLRGRTPGPERRPLAAGVVEHGGEAVLAHGAQPARDPGLVLRAAASAAHAGLPLSRHAVDRLAVECPPLPDPWPPEVRESFVSLLGAGRGAIPVWEALESRRLVTRLLPDWERVRCRPQRNAVHRFTVDRHLVETAVEAAAHTRRVSRPDLLLVAALLHDVGKGWPGDHSVSGEVIAREAAARMGFTKEDIDVIATLVRHHLLLVDTATRRDLDDPRTVSAFAEAVGGVETLDLLHALTEADAAATGPAAWSDWRDALCRDLVSRARAVLVGRPAAVAQPIDTARIRLAGQVEGGFAVTMQPLPYGAEVTVAAPDRVGLLALSAGVLALHRLTVRSAVADVVDGTGITVWTVETEYGTLPDPAAVREDVRRALDGGLDVAARLAKREAAYAPRRGVAPAPPRVALVPGASETATVIEVRAHDSPGLLHRIGRALADAEISVRQARVSTHGADAVDAFYVVGPDGEPLPRDRARHVAKALEKTLS; this is translated from the coding sequence ATGGCGGAGCCCAGCCCGTCGACCGCCCGTTTCGTCCAGGACCGCGAGGAACTGCTCGGCGGCACGACGCCCGGCGGCCGGGAGCGCCGCCGCGCGCTGGCCGGCCTCGCCGACCGCTGGCTCACCGGACTGCTCGACGAGGCGGGCGCCGGCGGCGACGGCGTCGCACTCGTCGCGGTCGGCGGCTACGGCCGCCGCGAACTCTCCCCGGGCAGCGACCTCGACGTCGTCCTGCTGCACTCCGGCCGCGACGACGTCGCCGGCCTCGCCGACGCCGTCTGGTACCCGGTATGGGACGCCGGCGTCCCGCTCGACCACTCCGTCCGCACCGTCGACGAGGCGCGCCGCGCCGCCGAGGACGACCTGCGCGTCCACCTCGGCCTGCTCGACACCCGGCACATCGCCGGCGACCCCACGCTCGCCCAGCAGGTCCGCGCCAACGCGCTGACCGCGTGGCGCACCGGCTCCGCGAAACGCCTCCCCGCGCTGCTCGAATCCTGCGGGGAACGCGCCGCGAAATACGGCGAACTCGCCTTCCTCCTCGAACCCGACCTCAAGGAGGCGCGCGGCGGCCTGCGCGACGCCGCCGCGCTGCGGGCCGTCGCCGCGTCATGGGTCGCCGACGCGCCGCACGAGGAGGTCGACGCCGCCCGCGACACCCTCCTCGACGTCCGCGACGCCCTGCACCTGGCCACCGGGCGCTCCGGCGACCGGCTCCTGCTCCAGGAACAGGACACCGTCGCGCGCGCCCTCGGCCTGCTGGACGCCGACACCCTGCTGCGCCGCGTCTCCGAGTCCGCCCGCGCGCTCACATACGCGTTCGACGTCACCTGGCGCGAGGTCAACCGCGTCCTCGCCGCGCGCGTCGGTCCCGTACGCCGGGTCCTGCGCGGGCGTACGCCCGGCCCCGAGCGCCGCCCCCTCGCCGCGGGCGTCGTCGAGCACGGCGGCGAGGCCGTCCTCGCCCACGGCGCGCAGCCCGCGCGCGACCCCGGCCTCGTCCTCCGGGCCGCCGCGTCGGCCGCGCACGCGGGGCTGCCGCTGTCGCGGCACGCCGTCGACCGGCTCGCGGTCGAGTGCCCGCCGCTGCCCGACCCGTGGCCTCCCGAGGTCCGCGAGTCGTTCGTGAGCCTGCTGGGCGCCGGGCGCGGCGCGATCCCGGTGTGGGAGGCACTGGAGTCGCGCCGCCTGGTCACGCGGCTGCTGCCGGACTGGGAGCGGGTCCGCTGCCGCCCGCAGCGCAACGCCGTCCACCGCTTCACCGTCGACCGGCACCTCGTCGAGACCGCGGTCGAGGCCGCCGCGCACACGCGCCGCGTGTCCCGGCCCGACCTGCTGCTGGTCGCGGCGCTGCTGCACGACGTCGGCAAGGGCTGGCCCGGCGACCACAGCGTGAGCGGCGAGGTCATCGCCCGCGAGGCCGCCGCACGCATGGGGTTCACGAAGGAGGACATCGACGTCATCGCCACCCTCGTGCGCCACCACCTGCTCCTCGTCGACACCGCCACCCGCCGCGACCTGGACGACCCCCGGACCGTCTCGGCGTTCGCCGAGGCCGTCGGCGGCGTCGAAACCCTCGACCTGCTGCACGCCCTCACCGAGGCGGACGCCGCCGCCACCGGCCCGGCTGCGTGGAGCGACTGGCGCGACGCCCTGTGCCGCGACCTGGTCTCCCGCGCCCGCGCCGTGCTCGTCGGCCGTCCCGCGGCGGTCGCCCAGCCGATCGACACCGCGCGCATCCGCCTCGCGGGCCAGGTCGAGGGCGGCTTCGCGGTCACCATGCAGCCCCTCCCGTACGGCGCCGAGGTCACCGTCGCGGCCCCCGACCGCGTCGGCCTGCTCGCGCTCTCCGCGGGCGTCCTGGCACTGCACCGGCTCACCGTGCGCTCGGCCGTCGCGGACGTCGTCGACGGCACCGGCATCACCGTGTGGACCGTCGAGACCGAGTACGGCACGCTGCCCGACCCGGCCGCCGTCCGCGAGGACGTGCGCCGTGCGCTGGACGGCGGCCTGGACGTGGCCGCCCGCCTCGCCAAGCGCGAGGCCGCGTACGCACCCCGGCGCGGGGTGGCCCCGGCACCACCGCGCGTGGCCCTCGTGCCCGGCGCCTCGGAGACCGCGACGGTGATCGAGGTGCGCGCCCACGACAGCCCCGGGCTGCTGCACCGCATCGGTCGCGCGCTGGCCGATGCCGAGATCAGCGTCCGCCAGGCCCGCGTCAGCACCCACGGGGCCGACGCGGTGGACGCGTTCTACGTCGTGGGCCCCGACGGCGAGCCCCTTCCCCGCGACCGCGCCCGCCACGTGGCCAAGGCGCTGGAGAAGACCCTTTCCTGA
- a CDS encoding P-II family nitrogen regulator produces the protein MKLITAVVKPHRLDDVKNALQAYGVHGLTVTEASGYGRQRGHTEVYRGAEYQVDLVPKVRVEVVADDEDADELLEVIVKAARTGKIGDGKAWVVPVESVVRVRTGERGPEAL, from the coding sequence GTGAAGCTCATCACCGCGGTCGTCAAGCCGCACCGGCTCGACGACGTGAAGAATGCCCTCCAGGCCTACGGCGTACACGGCCTGACCGTGACCGAGGCCAGCGGCTACGGACGCCAGCGCGGCCACACCGAGGTCTACCGGGGCGCCGAGTACCAGGTCGACCTGGTGCCCAAGGTCCGCGTCGAGGTCGTCGCCGACGACGAGGACGCCGACGAACTGTTGGAGGTCATCGTCAAGGCCGCCCGTACCGGCAAGATCGGCGACGGCAAGGCGTGGGTCGTCCCGGTCGAGAGCGTGGTCCGCGTCCGCACCGGCGAGCGGGGCCCGGAAGCGCTCTGA
- the proS gene encoding proline--tRNA ligase, protein MAKAPILTPQADDFPRWYQDLIGKAELADNGPVRGTMVIRPYGYALWERMQAEVDSRIKDAGAQNAYFPMFIPENYLTREAEHVEGFSPELAVVTHGGGKKLEEPVVVRPTSETIINEYFSKWVQSYRDLPLLINQWANVVRWEMRPRVFLRTTEFLWQEGHTAHISYEDARDYAARIHREVYGGFMRDVLAIDVVLGRKTARERFAGAINTLTLEGMMGDGKALQMGTSHELGQNFAKAFNTQFLADSGEREYVWQTSWGTSTRMVGGLIMSHGDDNGLCVPPNLAPTQAVVMAIKGDEPVVAAVRELGDRLKAAGVRVVVDDRTDTPFGRRAVDWELKGVPVRLEIGPRDLEGGTAMLARRIAGGKAPVRLDSVVESVASVLAEDQALLLARSAERRVARTVEVASIDEAVEAAATGWGRIPWADLGPEGEAKLAEQGVSVRCLVTPDGGVPEADDQPGNIAIVARAY, encoded by the coding sequence ATGGCAAAGGCTCCCATCCTCACCCCCCAGGCGGACGACTTCCCGCGCTGGTACCAGGACCTCATCGGCAAGGCCGAGCTGGCGGACAACGGACCGGTGCGCGGCACCATGGTCATCCGACCGTACGGCTACGCGCTGTGGGAGCGGATGCAGGCCGAGGTCGACAGCCGGATCAAGGACGCGGGCGCGCAGAACGCGTACTTCCCGATGTTCATCCCGGAGAACTACCTCACGCGCGAGGCCGAGCACGTCGAGGGCTTCAGCCCCGAGCTGGCCGTCGTCACGCACGGCGGCGGCAAGAAGCTGGAGGAGCCGGTCGTCGTGCGGCCGACCTCCGAGACGATCATCAACGAGTACTTCTCCAAGTGGGTGCAGTCGTACCGCGACCTGCCGCTGCTGATCAACCAGTGGGCGAACGTCGTGCGGTGGGAGATGCGCCCGCGCGTGTTCCTGCGCACCACCGAATTCCTGTGGCAGGAAGGCCACACCGCGCACATCTCGTACGAGGACGCCCGCGACTACGCGGCCCGCATCCACCGCGAGGTGTACGGCGGCTTCATGCGCGACGTGCTCGCGATCGACGTGGTGCTGGGCCGCAAGACCGCCCGCGAGCGCTTCGCCGGCGCCATCAACACGCTGACGCTCGAAGGCATGATGGGCGACGGCAAGGCCCTCCAGATGGGCACGTCGCACGAGCTGGGGCAGAACTTCGCGAAGGCGTTCAACACGCAGTTCCTGGCCGACAGCGGCGAGCGCGAATACGTGTGGCAGACCTCGTGGGGCACCAGCACCCGCATGGTGGGCGGCCTCATCATGAGCCACGGCGACGACAACGGCCTGTGCGTGCCGCCGAATCTCGCGCCGACGCAGGCCGTCGTCATGGCGATCAAGGGCGACGAACCCGTGGTCGCGGCGGTGCGCGAGCTGGGCGACCGGCTGAAGGCGGCCGGTGTGCGGGTCGTCGTGGACGACCGGACGGACACCCCGTTCGGGCGCCGCGCGGTCGACTGGGAGCTGAAGGGCGTGCCGGTGCGGCTGGAGATCGGCCCGCGCGACCTGGAGGGCGGCACTGCGATGCTGGCCCGCCGGATCGCGGGCGGCAAGGCGCCCGTACGCCTGGATTCGGTCGTCGAATCGGTCGCCTCCGTGCTGGCGGAGGACCAGGCGCTGCTGCTGGCGCGGTCGGCGGAGCGGCGCGTGGCGCGCACGGTCGAGGTCGCTTCGATCGACGAGGCGGTGGAGGCGGCGGCGACCGGCTGGGGCCGGATCCCGTGGGCCGACCTCGGCCCGGAGGGCGAGGCGAAGCTCGCCGAGCAGGGCGTCTCGGTGCGCTGCCTGGTCACGCCGGACGGCGGGGTGCCCGAAGCGGACGACCAGCCGGGCAACATCGCGATCGTGGCCCGCGCGTACTGA
- a CDS encoding GNAT family N-acetyltransferase → MTTAYTRPGYRVGIRPVRETDAGAYREAVLRSMEHITAWNPARPDGFPEILAGQGPGMRTYFVVDLDDGGLAGKINVANIVRGGFRNATLGYDAYLPYAATGRMTEGLALVVDRCFAHAVRGGLELHRLEVNVQPGNVRSVALAKRLGFRREGFSPRMIHINGAWRDHERYAMTAEEWPGLA, encoded by the coding sequence ATGACCACGGCGTACACCCGCCCCGGCTACCGCGTCGGCATCCGGCCCGTGCGCGAGACGGACGCCGGCGCCTACCGCGAGGCCGTGCTGCGCTCGATGGAGCACATCACGGCGTGGAACCCGGCCCGTCCGGACGGCTTCCCGGAGATCCTCGCGGGCCAGGGACCGGGCATGCGCACCTACTTCGTCGTCGACCTCGACGACGGGGGTCTGGCCGGCAAGATCAACGTGGCGAACATCGTGCGCGGCGGCTTCCGCAACGCGACCCTCGGCTATGACGCGTACCTCCCGTACGCCGCGACCGGGCGCATGACCGAGGGCCTGGCCCTTGTCGTCGACCGCTGCTTCGCGCACGCCGTGCGCGGGGGGCTCGAACTGCACCGGCTGGAGGTCAACGTCCAGCCGGGCAACGTGCGTTCGGTCGCCCTCGCGAAGCGGCTCGGCTTTCGGCGCGAGGGCTTCTCACCGCGCATGATCCACATCAACGGCGCGTGGCGCGACCACGAGCGCTACGCGATGACCGCCGAGGAGTGGCCCGGCCTCGCGTGA
- the ffh gene encoding signal recognition particle protein has translation MFDTLSDRLAATFKNLRGKGRLSEADIDATAREIRVALLEADVALPVVREFVAHVKERARGAEVSQALNPAQQIVKIVNEELIRVLGGETRRLRFAKTGPTVIMLAGLQGAGKTTLAGKLGKWLKTQKHSPLLVACDLQRPNAVNQLSVVAERAGVAVYAPEPGNGIGDPVKVARDSIEFATTKQYDVVVVDTAGRLGIDAELMRQAADIRDAVKPDEILFVVDAMIGQDAVTTAQAFLDGVGFDGVVLSKLDGDARGGAALSVAQVTGRQIMFASNGEKLDDFDAFHPDRMASRILGMGDMLSLIEMAEQKYDAEIALKAAEKIQKGGKDFTLEDFLQQMEQVKKMGSISKLLGMLPGMGQMKEQIDSIDDRDLDRVAAIIKSMTPGERDDPKIINGSRRARIAKGSGCTVTEVNNLIERFFEARKMMTSMARGGGIPGMPGMGGGGGSRKKGKAPKQAKGKRQSGNPMKRKQDELAAAQRREERAAQAFQLPGDDSDPSKFELPKGFEDYLK, from the coding sequence GTGTTCGACACTCTTTCCGACCGCCTCGCAGCGACCTTCAAGAACCTCCGGGGCAAAGGTCGTCTCTCCGAGGCGGACATCGACGCCACCGCGCGCGAGATCAGGGTCGCCCTGCTCGAAGCGGACGTCGCGCTGCCCGTGGTCCGCGAGTTCGTGGCGCACGTCAAGGAGCGCGCCCGCGGCGCCGAGGTGTCGCAGGCGCTCAACCCCGCGCAGCAGATCGTCAAGATCGTCAACGAGGAGCTGATCCGCGTCCTCGGCGGCGAGACGCGGCGCCTGCGGTTCGCCAAGACCGGCCCGACCGTGATCATGCTCGCGGGCCTCCAGGGCGCGGGCAAGACCACCCTCGCGGGCAAGCTCGGCAAGTGGCTCAAGACCCAGAAGCACTCGCCGCTGCTCGTCGCGTGCGACCTCCAGCGCCCCAACGCGGTCAACCAGCTCAGCGTGGTCGCCGAGCGCGCCGGCGTCGCGGTCTACGCGCCCGAGCCGGGCAACGGCATCGGCGACCCGGTCAAGGTCGCCCGCGACTCGATCGAGTTCGCCACGACCAAGCAGTACGACGTGGTCGTCGTCGACACCGCCGGCCGCCTCGGCATCGACGCCGAGCTGATGCGACAGGCTGCCGACATCCGCGACGCGGTCAAGCCCGACGAGATCCTTTTCGTCGTCGACGCCATGATCGGCCAGGACGCGGTCACCACCGCGCAGGCCTTCCTCGACGGCGTCGGCTTCGACGGCGTCGTCCTGTCGAAGCTGGACGGCGACGCGCGCGGTGGTGCCGCGCTGTCCGTCGCGCAGGTCACCGGCCGCCAGATCATGTTCGCGTCGAACGGCGAGAAGCTCGACGACTTCGACGCGTTCCACCCCGACCGGATGGCTTCCCGCATCCTCGGCATGGGCGACATGCTCAGCCTGATCGAGATGGCGGAGCAGAAGTACGACGCCGAGATCGCCCTCAAGGCCGCCGAGAAGATCCAAAAGGGCGGCAAGGACTTCACTCTGGAGGACTTCCTCCAGCAGATGGAGCAGGTCAAGAAGATGGGGTCGATCTCCAAGCTGCTCGGCATGCTGCCCGGCATGGGGCAGATGAAGGAGCAGATCGACAGCATCGACGACCGCGACCTCGACCGGGTCGCGGCCATCATCAAGTCGATGACCCCGGGCGAGCGCGACGACCCGAAGATCATCAACGGCTCGCGGCGCGCCCGTATCGCCAAGGGCTCCGGCTGCACCGTCACCGAGGTCAACAACCTCATCGAACGCTTCTTCGAGGCGCGCAAGATGATGACGTCCATGGCCCGCGGCGGCGGCATCCCGGGCATGCCCGGGATGGGCGGCGGCGGTGGCTCGCGCAAGAAGGGCAAGGCGCCCAAGCAGGCCAAGGGCAAGCGCCAGTCGGGCAACCCGATGAAGCGCAAGCAGGACGAGCTGGCCGCGGCCCAGCGGCGCGAGGAGCGGGCCGCGCAGGCGTTCCAGCTGCCGGGCGACGACAGCGACCCGTCGAAGTTCGAACTGCCCAAGGGGTTCGAGGACTACCTCAAGTAG
- a CDS encoding ammonium transporter: MDTGNTAFVLLSAALVMLMTPGLAFFYGGMVRVKSVLNMLMMSFICLAVVTVLWVLYGFSFAFSGDAFGGLVGNLDWYGFRDIGVNDLWDGYNVPIVAFAMFQLMFAIITPALISGAVADRVKFVSWTIFVALWVTIVYFPVAHWVWAADGWLFKDGVIDFAGGTAVHINAGVAALALVLVVGKRVGFQRDPMRPHNLPFVMLGCALLWFGWFGFNAGSWLGADGVTARAAINTQICTAAAVLGWLALEKIRDGHFTTLGAASGAVAGLVAITPACGALSPLGSIALGLVAGAVCAWAVGLKYKFGYDDSLDVVGVHLVGGIIGSIAPGLLATGKIQSDAEGLFYGGGTDQLVKQLTGVGAVLAYSFVATFVIGYAIQKTIGFRISEDDEVGGIDQVEHAETAYDFVSLGGSVGRSGSTAAPTTSPTATETKVDA; this comes from the coding sequence ATGGACACGGGTAACACCGCTTTCGTACTCCTGAGCGCCGCACTGGTCATGCTCATGACACCCGGGCTGGCGTTCTTCTACGGCGGCATGGTCCGCGTGAAGAGCGTCCTGAACATGCTGATGATGTCGTTCATCTGCCTGGCCGTCGTGACCGTGCTGTGGGTGCTGTACGGATTCTCGTTCGCGTTCAGCGGGGACGCGTTCGGCGGCCTGGTCGGGAACCTCGACTGGTACGGCTTCCGGGACATCGGCGTGAACGACCTGTGGGACGGCTACAACGTCCCGATCGTCGCCTTCGCGATGTTCCAGCTGATGTTCGCGATCATCACCCCCGCGCTGATCAGCGGCGCCGTCGCGGACCGTGTCAAGTTCGTTTCGTGGACGATATTCGTCGCCCTGTGGGTCACGATCGTCTACTTCCCGGTCGCGCACTGGGTCTGGGCCGCCGACGGCTGGCTGTTCAAGGACGGCGTCATCGACTTCGCCGGCGGTACCGCGGTCCACATCAACGCCGGTGTCGCGGCGCTGGCCCTGGTCCTCGTCGTCGGGAAACGCGTCGGCTTCCAGCGCGACCCCATGCGCCCGCACAACCTGCCGTTCGTCATGCTCGGCTGCGCCCTGCTGTGGTTCGGCTGGTTCGGCTTCAACGCCGGCTCGTGGCTCGGGGCCGACGGTGTCACCGCCCGTGCCGCGATCAACACGCAGATCTGCACCGCCGCGGCCGTCCTCGGCTGGCTGGCGCTGGAGAAGATCCGGGACGGCCACTTCACGACGCTCGGCGCCGCGTCCGGCGCGGTCGCCGGCCTCGTCGCGATCACCCCCGCGTGTGGCGCGCTCAGCCCGCTCGGCTCGATCGCCCTGGGCCTCGTCGCCGGTGCCGTCTGCGCCTGGGCCGTCGGCCTGAAGTACAAGTTCGGGTACGACGACTCGCTCGACGTCGTCGGCGTCCACCTCGTCGGCGGCATCATCGGCTCGATCGCCCCCGGCCTCCTGGCTACCGGCAAGATCCAGAGCGACGCCGAAGGCCTCTTCTACGGCGGCGGCACGGACCAGCTCGTCAAGCAGCTCACGGGCGTCGGCGCGGTCCTGGCCTACTCGTTCGTGGCCACGTTCGTCATCGGCTACGCGATCCAGAAGACGATCGGCTTCCGGATCAGCGAGGACGACGAGGTCGGCGGCATCGACCAGGTCGAACACGCCGAGACCGCCTACGACTTCGTGAGCCTCGGCGGCTCCGTCGGCCGCTCGGGCTCGACCGCCGCGCCGACCACTTCCCCGACGGCGACCGAGACGAAGGTGGACGCGTGA